The Sulfurospirillum diekertiae genomic sequence GCTAAGCCACGTTTTTCACTACGTGCTCCCAATAAGATTGACCAACCTTGTTGACCTAATTGACGGGCAGTTTCAAAACCTATCCCTTTATTCGCACCGGAAATGAATACTTTATTTATCATAATATCTCTCCTTTGTTTTCACAATTCTGACTACTTTATGTAATCTTTCAAAGACAATTGGACTATTTTCTAGCATCTTTTATATTGGATAATAGCATATTTCAAATTCTATATTATTAATTTATAATTTTAAAATTTTGAATCATATTTACATGTAAAGAAGATATCCAACGTCAAACCTTTTAATCCTCAATTTTCCTCTTTAGTGAAAACCCAATCCATACCAAAGCCTTTATACACTAAACTGCACCACACTATAAAGGCATCATTCATGAAACACGATTTTTCATCTCTCCAACCCGATAGACCGCCAATTATTACCTCAGAAATCGAACTGATACGTTTTTATCATGACACGAATGTAAAGGCGGCAGTAGAGCAGATGATAGCAGGGACGTATGTTTTGGTCGAAGAGTTGTATAGCGATGGCTTGGGGATTTTGGCGGAACTTAAACGAACGCTTTTGGTTTACTATACCGACACAAAATTTCAAGGACAACGCGATTATCGTAGTGCGTTTAGGGAAGTATCGCATCGTTTATTAGTAGAAGTCAAAGGTCATAAACTGCTTGTGAAAAAAGCTCCCAAGATTGGTTGGTTAGAGGTGTTATACCCTGAAATTTCAGAATTTTATATCTCTTTTCCTGAAATTCAGGGCATGAATAGTGCGTGGCAGTGGTATCAAAAAGGCATTGAAGTGAAAACGCTAGGCATCACCCTTCACCCGTTTTATGGCACATACTTTCCCACACGGTTTGAGCATTTAACCCTCTTTGATCGGTGGCTTAAAAAATACGTTGGCTCCAAAGAAAAAGCGATAGAAATTGGGGTAGGAAGTGGCATTTTGTCATTTCAACTTATTCAAAATGGTTTTGAAACTATTTTTGCCACCGACACCAATAAAAATGCGATTATCGGCGTTGCGCAAGAATGTAAAAGACTAGGCTATGACGAAAAGATCACTCTCAATCATGGCGATTTATTTGAAAACTGTGATGTGAAGGCGGATGTAATTGTGTTTAATCCTCCGTGGTTACTAGCCAAACATACCTTGGAAGAGGGGCTTGATAAAGCGATTTATTATGAAAAAGAACTCTTTCCACGCTTTTTTGAACAAGCGCAAAAGCACCTTACATGTAATGGAAAAATAGTGCTCCTTTTCTCCAATCTAGCGCAAGTCATTGACGAGCAAAGCGCTCATCCTATCATCGAAGAGTTGCGTACTAACGAGCGTTTTAGAAAAGAGTTACACCTCAGACATGATGTAAGTGCATCCTCGAAAAAAACAAAACGAACCGATGCCAGAGAGCATGAAAAAGTTGAGCTGTGGGTTTTAGCGCAGCAGTAAGAGGTATAACAAAAGCCCGACGTATTCGCCGCGCTTTTACTTCGAGTGCTAACGGCTATTTAGCTTTTTCTGTTGCAACTGCAGCAGGGATAAGACCTTGCTCAGTTAAACGAGGGTAGTTTTCTTTACTGGTGAGGAACTTGACTAGTTCTTGGGCTGCTACGGGTTCTTTGCTACCTTTGGCAACACCGATGGAGAAGATAGTTACTTTCTGATACGGTGCTGGGATCGGACCAACGAGATCCACACTGCCTTTTTCACCCGTAAAAGGTACGATTTCACTCACTTGTTGGAAACCGATCTCCAAATCACCTCGTCCAATCCACGTAGCGACACGATCCCCTACGATGAGCTTGGCTTTGTTCATGACACTCTCGCCAAAATTTGGAAATACTTTTTCCGCAAGATGTGTACCACTAGCACTAGCAGAATAACCAATTGATTTGGCATCCATTAAAACTTTGTCAAATGCGGCTTTGGTGCTGATATCTGGTTTTGGTTGGCCTTTGCGAACCATCATGCCGATGGAAGAGTGAACGAGATCAACACGGCTGCCTTTGACTGCAAAACCATCGTCGATCATTTTGTCTAATTGATTGCTAGCCAGTATAATCAGATCGAAAGTTTCGCCGCGCCTTAGGCGATTAGGAATGGAAGTTGTAGAAGCGCCCATAGACGAACCAGATTGTAGATTAATCTTGTGACCAGTTTTTTCTTCAAATGCGGGTTTGAGTTCTTCCATCGTGGCATAAAAAGCTCCTGAACTAATAACGTCAATGGTCGCAGCATGTACGCCTAATGTCAGTACAAGGTTTAACAATACAACCGATGTAATTTTAGAAAATAACTTCAACATAGCCTTCTCCTTAAGGTAAATATATTACATTAAATATTTAATTTAAAATTAATAATGCAATCAAAATAGTAATACACTTTTATGCGTAAGTCAAAGTCTATTTTATATATGTTCTCATAGTTATTTTGTTATAGCAGGGCTTTTTCACCTTTTAAACCATTGGAAAAATAGGCACTTATTTAATTTATAATTAATTTTATAAGTTAATGCTATTTCTATGCTATACATTTAATGTAATATTTTGACAGATTTCTTACATAATTTTGCATAATCCCATTGCGATAGGTAATGAAGTCTAATCTGCATTCAGGAGGCAATATGAAATTAGCAAAACTTAGCTTGGTAGCTATAGTAGTTGCGGGTCTTGCATCTAGCTCTTTTGCGGCATCAGATACACTTGCTGACGCATTCAAAAACGGTAA encodes the following:
- a CDS encoding methyltransferase, coding for MKHDFSSLQPDRPPIITSEIELIRFYHDTNVKAAVEQMIAGTYVLVEELYSDGLGILAELKRTLLVYYTDTKFQGQRDYRSAFREVSHRLLVEVKGHKLLVKKAPKIGWLEVLYPEISEFYISFPEIQGMNSAWQWYQKGIEVKTLGITLHPFYGTYFPTRFEHLTLFDRWLKKYVGSKEKAIEIGVGSGILSFQLIQNGFETIFATDTNKNAIIGVAQECKRLGYDEKITLNHGDLFENCDVKADVIVFNPPWLLAKHTLEEGLDKAIYYEKELFPRFFEQAQKHLTCNGKIVLLFSNLAQVIDEQSAHPIIEELRTNERFRKELHLRHDVSASSKKTKRTDAREHEKVELWVLAQQ
- a CDS encoding substrate-binding domain-containing protein encodes the protein MLKLFSKITSVVLLNLVLTLGVHAATIDVISSGAFYATMEELKPAFEEKTGHKINLQSGSSMGASTTSIPNRLRRGETFDLIILASNQLDKMIDDGFAVKGSRVDLVHSSIGMMVRKGQPKPDISTKAAFDKVLMDAKSIGYSASASGTHLAEKVFPNFGESVMNKAKLIVGDRVATWIGRGDLEIGFQQVSEIVPFTGEKGSVDLVGPIPAPYQKVTIFSIGVAKGSKEPVAAQELVKFLTSKENYPRLTEQGLIPAAVATEKAK